The following proteins are encoded in a genomic region of Drosophila willistoni isolate 14030-0811.24 chromosome 3R, UCI_dwil_1.1, whole genome shotgun sequence:
- the LOC6647945 gene encoding mothers against decapentaplegic homolog 4 isoform X1 gives MGGPGAGPPSHMYGPQDIIVRDMVQMPPPPPSNAPTSADACLSIVHSLMCHRQGGESEGFAKRAIESLVKKLKEKRDELDSLITAITTNGAHPSKCVTIQRTLDGRLQVAGRKGFPHVIYARIWRWPDLHKNELKHVKYCAFAFDLKCDSVCVNPYHYERVVSPGIDLSGLSLQSGPSRLVKDEYSAGPLVGGMDIDGTDIGTIQHHPTQMVGPGGAYGYAQGPGEYVGDASTNPMSAMFAQGRTIPKIEPQDGVVAGSRSSWMVPPPPRLGQPQQTQQQQQQPPPPSQQQQQQTQTQSQGPPHSLSVPHGMPGMPTGPMNPGPVMAPPPPPQQAQNPQGNGVHHGQANSPTDPSASMAMQQQQQQQQQQQPPGGVPNGPNGPVNAGAGAGNGGQYYGPQPTANQMQNVSNDGKCPQVSPSVHAQQNGYVPQPGSAAAVAGAGGFGASAPPNSQQQQQQQQQQQQQQQSPAGVQPQTNAAGATSSQVQGGGNAAAGTWTGPNTLTYTQSMQPPDPRSLPGAFWNSSLTGDLASPQQAPQQQPQQQQPQPQQQQQQPRLLSRQPPPEYWCSIAYFELDTQVGETFKVPSAKPNVIIDGYVDPSGGNRFCLGALSNVHRTEQSERARLHIGKGVQLDLRGEGDVWLRCLSDNSVFVQSYYLDREAGRTPGDAVHKIYPAACIKVFDLRQCHQQMHSLATNAQAAAAAQAAAVAGVSNQQQMGGGGRSITAAAGIGVDDLRRLCILRLSFVKGWGPDYPRQSIKETPCWIEVHLHRALQLLDEVLHAMPIDGPRAAA, from the exons ATGGGTGGACCAGGGGCAGGTCCGCCATCTCATATGTATGGGCCACAAGATA TCATAGTGCGGGACATGGTTCAGATGCCACCGCCGCCACCATCGAATGCTCCGACATCGGCCGATGCCTGCCTGAGCATTGTCCACTCACTGATGTGCCATCGCCAGGGCGGTGAGAGTGAAGGATTCGCTAAGCGAGCCATCGAATCGCTGGTAAAGAAGCTTAAGGAGAAGCGGGACGAATTGGATTCCCTCATAACGGCCATCACCACAAACGGAGCGCATCCAAGTAAATGTGTGACCATTCAGCGCACCCTCGACGGTCGGCTACAG GTGGCTGGACGCAAGGGATTTCCACATGTGATCTATGCTCGCATCTGGCGTTGGCCTGATCTCCATAAGAACGAGCTGAAACATGTCAAATACTGTGCTTTCGCCTTCGATCTGAAATGCGACTCAGTTTGTGTGAATCCCTATCACTATGAACGCGTTGTGTCGCCTGGCATCGATCTCTCTGGACTTAGTTTGCAATCGGGTCCCAGTCGCCTGGTTAAAGATGAATACTCGGCTGGACCATTAGTGGGTGGCATGGATATTGATGGCACAGATATTGGCACCATACAGCATCATCCCACGCAGATGGTGGGGCCAGGAGGTGCCTATGGCTATGCCCAAGGACCTGGTGAATACG TTGGCGATGCCTCAACCAATCCCATGAGTGCAATGTTCGCCCAAGGGCGTACAATACCAAAAATCGAACCGCAGGATGGAGTGGTGGCGGGGTCGCGTAGTTCATGGATGgtaccaccaccaccacggCTTGGTCAACCACAACAgactcagcagcagcaacagcagccccCGCCGCCctctcagcagcagcagcagcaaacacaGACCCAATCTCAGGGTCCTCCCCACTCGCTTT CCGTACCACATGGCATGCCAGGTATGCCCACCGGACCAATGAATCCGGGACCGGTTATGGCGCCGCCACCCCCGCCCCAACAAGCTCAGAATCCGCAAGGAAATGGTGTCCATCATGGCCAGGCTAATTCACCAACCGATCCATCTGCCAGTATGGCcatgcagcaacaacaacagcagcagcaacaacaacaaccgccTGGAGGTGTTCCCAATGGCCCTAATGGACCAGTCAATGCCGGCGCTGGTGCTGGAAATGGAGGACAATATTATGGCCCTCAACCCACGGCCAATCAGATGCAAAATGTTAGTAACGATGGCAAATGTCCTCAAGTTTCGCCATCTGTGCATGCTCAGCAAAACGGTTATGTACCCCAGCCAGGATCTGCAGCTGCTGTGGCGGGTGCTGGTGGTTTTGGGGCATCTGCTCCACCCAATtcccaacagcagcagcagcagcaacaacaacagcaacagcagcaacaatcaCCAGCAGGTGTGCAACCGCAAACAAATGCTGCTGGTGCGACAAGCAGCCAGGTTCAAGGCGGAGGTAATGCAGCTGCTGGTACTTGGACAGGTCCCAATACTCTCACCTACACACAATCAATGCAGCCGCCCGATCCACGCTCATTGCCAGGAGCATTCT ggAACTCATCGCTAACGGGTGACCTGGCTTCACCACAGCAAGCGCCACAACAACAAccccagcaacagcagccgcaaccacaacaacaacagcagcagccacgTTTGCTCTCCCGTCAACCGCCACCGGAATACTGGTGTtccattgcatactttgagcTGGACACTCAAGTGGGTGAAACCTTCAAAGTCCCGTCGGCAAAGCCAAATGTTATTATTGATGGCTATGTGGATCCCTCCGGTGGGAATCGTTTTTGTTTGGGTGCCCTCAGCAATGTTCATCGAACTGAACAATCCGAGCGTGCCAG GCTGCATATTGGCAAGGGCGTCCAGTTGGATTTGCGAGGCGAGGGCGATGTTTGGCTACGTTGCCTCAGCGATAATTCTGTGTTTGTACAAAGCTATTACCTGGATCGTGAGGCGGGTCGTACGCCGGGCGATGCTGTCCACAAAATCTATCCGGCAGCCTGCATTAAA GTTTTCGATTTGCGACAATGTCACCAACAGATGCACTCACTGGCCACCAATGCCCAGGCTGCCGCAGCTGCACAAGCAGCCGCCGTTGCTGGCGTCTCCAATCAACAACAGATGGGCGGTGGCGGTAGAA GCATCACAGCTGCCGCTGGAATTGGGGTAGATGATCTGCGTCGTCTTTGCATATTGCGTTTAAGCTTTGTCAAGGGCTGGGGACCTGATTATCCGCGACAATCGATTAAGGAGACACCGTGTTGGATTGAGGTTCATTTGCATCGGGCTCTGCAATTGCTTGATGAGGTTCTCCACGCCATGCCCATCGATGGACCACGTGCTGCTGCTTAA
- the LOC6647945 gene encoding mothers against decapentaplegic homolog 4 isoform X2 has protein sequence MGGPGAGPPSHMYGPQDIIVRDMVQMPPPPPSNAPTSADACLSIVHSLMCHRQGGESEGFAKRAIESLVKKLKEKRDELDSLITAITTNGAHPSKCVTIQRTLDGRLQVAGRKGFPHVIYARIWRWPDLHKNELKHVKYCAFAFDLKCDSVCVNPYHYERVVSPGIDLSGLSLQSGPSRLVKDEYSAGPLVGGMDIDGTDIGTIQHHPTQMVGPGGAYGYAQGPGEYAVPHGMPGMPTGPMNPGPVMAPPPPPQQAQNPQGNGVHHGQANSPTDPSASMAMQQQQQQQQQQQPPGGVPNGPNGPVNAGAGAGNGGQYYGPQPTANQMQNVSNDGKCPQVSPSVHAQQNGYVPQPGSAAAVAGAGGFGASAPPNSQQQQQQQQQQQQQQQSPAGVQPQTNAAGATSSQVQGGGNAAAGTWTGPNTLTYTQSMQPPDPRSLPGAFWNSSLTGDLASPQQAPQQQPQQQQPQPQQQQQQPRLLSRQPPPEYWCSIAYFELDTQVGETFKVPSAKPNVIIDGYVDPSGGNRFCLGALSNVHRTEQSERARLHIGKGVQLDLRGEGDVWLRCLSDNSVFVQSYYLDREAGRTPGDAVHKIYPAACIKVFDLRQCHQQMHSLATNAQAAAAAQAAAVAGVSNQQQMGGGGRSITAAAGIGVDDLRRLCILRLSFVKGWGPDYPRQSIKETPCWIEVHLHRALQLLDEVLHAMPIDGPRAAA, from the exons ATGGGTGGACCAGGGGCAGGTCCGCCATCTCATATGTATGGGCCACAAGATA TCATAGTGCGGGACATGGTTCAGATGCCACCGCCGCCACCATCGAATGCTCCGACATCGGCCGATGCCTGCCTGAGCATTGTCCACTCACTGATGTGCCATCGCCAGGGCGGTGAGAGTGAAGGATTCGCTAAGCGAGCCATCGAATCGCTGGTAAAGAAGCTTAAGGAGAAGCGGGACGAATTGGATTCCCTCATAACGGCCATCACCACAAACGGAGCGCATCCAAGTAAATGTGTGACCATTCAGCGCACCCTCGACGGTCGGCTACAG GTGGCTGGACGCAAGGGATTTCCACATGTGATCTATGCTCGCATCTGGCGTTGGCCTGATCTCCATAAGAACGAGCTGAAACATGTCAAATACTGTGCTTTCGCCTTCGATCTGAAATGCGACTCAGTTTGTGTGAATCCCTATCACTATGAACGCGTTGTGTCGCCTGGCATCGATCTCTCTGGACTTAGTTTGCAATCGGGTCCCAGTCGCCTGGTTAAAGATGAATACTCGGCTGGACCATTAGTGGGTGGCATGGATATTGATGGCACAGATATTGGCACCATACAGCATCATCCCACGCAGATGGTGGGGCCAGGAGGTGCCTATGGCTATGCCCAAGGACCTGGTGAATACG CCGTACCACATGGCATGCCAGGTATGCCCACCGGACCAATGAATCCGGGACCGGTTATGGCGCCGCCACCCCCGCCCCAACAAGCTCAGAATCCGCAAGGAAATGGTGTCCATCATGGCCAGGCTAATTCACCAACCGATCCATCTGCCAGTATGGCcatgcagcaacaacaacagcagcagcaacaacaacaaccgccTGGAGGTGTTCCCAATGGCCCTAATGGACCAGTCAATGCCGGCGCTGGTGCTGGAAATGGAGGACAATATTATGGCCCTCAACCCACGGCCAATCAGATGCAAAATGTTAGTAACGATGGCAAATGTCCTCAAGTTTCGCCATCTGTGCATGCTCAGCAAAACGGTTATGTACCCCAGCCAGGATCTGCAGCTGCTGTGGCGGGTGCTGGTGGTTTTGGGGCATCTGCTCCACCCAATtcccaacagcagcagcagcagcaacaacaacagcaacagcagcaacaatcaCCAGCAGGTGTGCAACCGCAAACAAATGCTGCTGGTGCGACAAGCAGCCAGGTTCAAGGCGGAGGTAATGCAGCTGCTGGTACTTGGACAGGTCCCAATACTCTCACCTACACACAATCAATGCAGCCGCCCGATCCACGCTCATTGCCAGGAGCATTCT ggAACTCATCGCTAACGGGTGACCTGGCTTCACCACAGCAAGCGCCACAACAACAAccccagcaacagcagccgcaaccacaacaacaacagcagcagccacgTTTGCTCTCCCGTCAACCGCCACCGGAATACTGGTGTtccattgcatactttgagcTGGACACTCAAGTGGGTGAAACCTTCAAAGTCCCGTCGGCAAAGCCAAATGTTATTATTGATGGCTATGTGGATCCCTCCGGTGGGAATCGTTTTTGTTTGGGTGCCCTCAGCAATGTTCATCGAACTGAACAATCCGAGCGTGCCAG GCTGCATATTGGCAAGGGCGTCCAGTTGGATTTGCGAGGCGAGGGCGATGTTTGGCTACGTTGCCTCAGCGATAATTCTGTGTTTGTACAAAGCTATTACCTGGATCGTGAGGCGGGTCGTACGCCGGGCGATGCTGTCCACAAAATCTATCCGGCAGCCTGCATTAAA GTTTTCGATTTGCGACAATGTCACCAACAGATGCACTCACTGGCCACCAATGCCCAGGCTGCCGCAGCTGCACAAGCAGCCGCCGTTGCTGGCGTCTCCAATCAACAACAGATGGGCGGTGGCGGTAGAA GCATCACAGCTGCCGCTGGAATTGGGGTAGATGATCTGCGTCGTCTTTGCATATTGCGTTTAAGCTTTGTCAAGGGCTGGGGACCTGATTATCCGCGACAATCGATTAAGGAGACACCGTGTTGGATTGAGGTTCATTTGCATCGGGCTCTGCAATTGCTTGATGAGGTTCTCCACGCCATGCCCATCGATGGACCACGTGCTGCTGCTTAA
- the LOC6647946 gene encoding N-acetyltransferase 9-like protein codes for MRLNEKTRIVGQRVILVPYEAKHVPKYHQWMSNEALRQLTASEELSLPEEYAMQHSWREDDDKLTFIVLSADLYRQSKDEIAAMVGDTNLFLHQDEDSGQKIAEAEIMIAEQDSRGKGYGREAMLLMLKYARDHLDIDKFEVKIDMDNVISQRMFQSFKFVETRRVEVFHEVTLERSITPDWNKWLDEEVKLKIESY; via the coding sequence ATGCGTTTGAATGAGAAAACACGAATTGTTGGACAGCGGGTTATCCTTGTTCCTTACGAGGCTAAGCATGTCCCCAAATACCATCAATGGATGAGTAATGAAGCCCTCAGACAGTTAACAGCATCGGAGGAACTCTCCCTTCCAGAGGAGTACGCCATGCAACACAGTTGGCGTGAAGATGACGACAAACTGACTTTTATAGTTCTTTCTGCCGATCTCTATCGGCAGAGTAAGGATGAAATTGCTGCCATGGTGGGTGACACTAATCTCTTTCTGCACCAAGATGAAGATAGTGGACAAAAGATTGCCGAGGCGGAGATTATGATTGCAGAGCAGGACTCTAGAGGCAAGGGCTATGGGCGTGAGGCGATGCTTCTAATGCTTAAATATGCACGGGATCACCTGGATATAGATAAATTTGAGGTCAAAATCGACATGGACAATGTAATATCTCAGCGAATGTTTCAAAGTTTTAAATTCGTGGAAACACGACGTGTGGAAGTCTTTCATGAGGTGACCCTAGAAAGGTCTATTACGCCGGATTGGAATAAGTGGCTGGATGAAGAGGTGAAGCTGAAAATAGAGAGCTACTAA
- the LOC111519207 gene encoding uncharacterized protein LOC111519207 isoform X1, translating into MWSIHLVSWTAVCLICVLLDRVIYALPLVNHATNLREQLDDEEIADNTDLAGGLRLFPKLPRTTIKGKPESTKELLQLWAKAEKEGRAERNGNNPGRELTIPIPKFNTDVMGNWVFNPWAVTYGDIWLDTRFHNLDKPVIPRITIDHFAAKNYYPETGKPSGVCYGKSTIYNIPKVEEWLKKEPPNHCYEHRPLYMQLRREIFESGKSEECHGKKYDDWRKYQECTIRRNMRMEYMIPKYPLHQINTYYEITEEP; encoded by the exons ATGTGGAGTATACACTTGGTATCTTGGACAGCTGTTTGCCTGATTTGT GTTCTTTTGGATAGAGTTATTTATGCTCTGCCTTTGGTTAACCATGCTACAAATTTAAGGGAACAACTTGATGATGAGGAAATTGCTGATAATACAGATCTTGCTGGTGGCCTACGCTTGTTTCCAAAACTACCAAGAACGACGATAAAAGGGAAACCTGAATCTACAAAAGAGTTGCTTCAACTATGGGCTAAAGCCGAAAAAGAAGGCAGAGCTGAACGAAACGGAAATAATCCAGGCAGGGAGCTCACCATACCGATTCCAAAATTTAATACCGATGTAATGGGCAATTGGGTATTCAATCCCTGGGCCGTCACCTATGGCGATATATGGTTGGATACGCGTTTTCACAATTTAGACAAGCCAGTGATACCGCGAATCACAATTGACCATTTCGCTGCAAAAAACTACTATCCCG AAACTGGAAAACCGAGTGGTGTGTGTTATGGTAAATCGACAATATATAATATTCCAAAAGTTGAAGAGTGGCTAAAAAAAGAACCGCCCAATCATTGCTATGAGCACCGTCCTTTATACATGCAACTTAGAAGGGAAATCTTCGAGTCTGGCAAATCTGAGGAGTGTCATGGGAAAAAATATGACGATTGGCGCAAATATCAAGAATGTACAATTCGTCGTAATATGAGAATGGAGTACATGATACCAAAGTATCCCCTCCATCAAATCAACACTTATTATGAAATAACGGAAGAACcttaa
- the LOC6647950 gene encoding odorant receptor 85f, translating to METVHYSYEDFIRIPAQVHRLMGYNILDLPRRACVKWLMLFYRFLCISSHIICVIFMIYRIYEGTSINTIQLLMRYGTLVTYVIHSDTKFATSQQKEDIKRLSRNLSELYPKDTAERCNYRVNDFYWSRPLIVMISTYIISSAMVVVGPLLQAAFLYFYNDDKHFLYLHCYEYFIIDPNDEKAVYQYVCAYILEWLHSTHMVISNVATDLWLVCFQVQICMHFKYIGQTLAEYQPHWQNDVQDRKFLAKIIEKHNCLIVLQNDLNSIFGGSLLLSLLSTAGVLCTVGLYIRMGGLNLESVSYIMFMTTSSMQLFLVCYYGDLINVLSQYMGYAAYTHSWYEASIGYKKYLLIIIVRAQQSVELSAWGYLTVSLDTFKQVMTVTYRVFALIREMIQ from the exons ATGGAAACCGTGCACTACTCCTATGAAGATTTCATCCGGATTCCTGCCCAAGTTCATCGTCTCATGGGCTACAATATCTTGGACTTGCCGCGTAGAGCTTGCGTCAAGTGGCTGATGCTCTTCTATCGCTTCTTGTGTATCTCTAGTCACATAATCTGTGTGATTTTCATGATATACAGAATATACGAAGGGACAAGTATCAACACAATTCAGTTACTAATGCGCTATGGCACCCTGGTTACCTATGTCATTCACTCGGATACGAAATTCGCCACATCGCAGCAGAAAGAGGACATCAAGAGGCTTAGTCGTAACTTATCAGAATTGTATCCAAAGGACACTGCGGAGAGATGCAATTATCGAGTTAACGATTTCTATTGGTCACGCCCTCTGATTGTCATGATTTCCACCTACATTATCTCATCGGCTATGGTGGTAGTTGGACCACTGCTTCAAGCAGCTTTTCTATATTTCTATAATGATGATAAACACTTCTTGTATTTGCATTGCTACGAGTATTTCATAATAGATCCAAACGACGAGAAGGCAGTCTATCAATACGTGTGCGCCTATATATTGGAATGGTTACATAGCACTCACATGGTCATCTCGAATGTGGCCACGGATCTGTGGCTGGTTTGCTTTCAAGTGCAAATTTGCATGCATTTCAAGTATATCGGACAAACTCTCGCCGAATATCAACCTCATTGGCAAAATGATGTCCAAGATCGGAAGTTTCTAGcgaaaataatagaaaaacaCAATTGTCTAATTGT ATTGCAAAATGATTTGAATTCCATATTTGGTGGTTCTTTACTCTTGAGTCTACTAAGCACCGCTGGAGTCCTCTGCACGGTTGGTCTATACATTCGCATGGGGGGCTTGAACTTGGAGAGTGTTAGTTACATCATGTTTATGACCACATCGTCCATGCAattgtttttggtttgctATTATGGAGATCTAATCAATGTGTTG AGCCAATATATGGGTTATGCCGCCTACACACATAGCTGGTATGAAGCCTCTATAGGATATAAGAAGTATTTGCTAATTATCATTGTACGAGCCCAGCAATCGGTTGAACTAAGTGCCTGGGGTTATCTCACCGTTTCTCTGGACACTTTTAAGCAG GTGATGACCGTCACATATCGTGTTTTTGCTCTCATACGTGAAATGATACAGTAA
- the LOC111519227 gene encoding odorant receptor 85f-like — MKYISVIAYWINSDVRFFTSLQHKVISRLRDNLEALYPKTKEQRKDYNVNEFYWPRLLIFLVRTYIITAVAIVFEPLCTSVFNVHMVSSNMATDLWLVCFQMQICMHFNYIAKSLQNYKPHRNHDKEDREFLARLVDKHNVLIDLQREINRIFGGSMLLSLLNSAVVLCFVSLYVEVQGLNMDGVSMLMFTCTSTLQLYLVCYYGQLVSTLSEDLMHAAYCHSWQDASISYKKFIIIIIRRTQEALELSAMGYLPVSHETFRRLMTIALRVFVCIREMIQT; from the exons ATGAAGTATATCTCGGTAATAGCCTATTGGATTAATTCAGATGTAAGATTCTTTACATCGCTACAGCACAAGGTCATTAGCAGACTTAGGGATAATTTGGAGGCATTGTATCCAAAGACGAAGGAGCAACGAAAGGACTATAATGTCAATGAATTCTATTGGCCGCGTTTACTGATATTTCTCGTTCGGACATACATTATCACCGCTGTGGCTATAGTCTTTGAGCCGTTGTGTACGTCGGTGTTCAA TGTTCACATGGTCAGTTCGAATATGGCAACGGATCTCTGGTTGGTTTGTTTTCAAATGCAAATCTGCATGCATTTCAATTATATTGCAAAATCTCTTCAAAATTATAAACCACATCGTAATCATGATAAGGAAGACAGAGAATTTCTAGCCAGATTGGTGGATAAACACAATGTGCTTATTGA CCTCCAGCGAGAGATTAACAGGATTTTTGGTGGATCAATGCTTTTAAGTTTGCTAAATTCTGCGGTTGTTCTTTGCTTTGTGTCCTTGTATGTTGAGGTTCAGGGCTTGAATATGGACGGAGTATCCATGTTGATGTTCACCTGCACGAGCACATTGCAATTGTATTTGGTTTGCTATTATGGTCAATTGGTTAGCACTCTG AGTGAGGACCTCATGCATGCTGCTTACTGTCATAGTTGGCAAGATGCATCAATATCCTATAAGAAatttatcattattatcattCGACGTACCCAGGAAGCTCTAGAGTTAAGTGCTATGGGTTATCTGCCCGTATCCCATGAGACATTCAGGCGG CTAATGACTATTGCCCTTCGTGTATTTGTCTGCATTCGTGAAATGATTCAGACATAA
- the LOC111519207 gene encoding uncharacterized protein LOC111519207 isoform X2, which translates to MGNWVFNPWAVTYGDIWLDTRFHNLDKPVIPRITIDHFAAKNYYPETGKPSGVCYGKSTIYNIPKVEEWLKKEPPNHCYEHRPLYMQLRREIFESGKSEECHGKKYDDWRKYQECTIRRNMRMEYMIPKYPLHQINTYYEITEEP; encoded by the exons ATGGGCAATTGGGTATTCAATCCCTGGGCCGTCACCTATGGCGATATATGGTTGGATACGCGTTTTCACAATTTAGACAAGCCAGTGATACCGCGAATCACAATTGACCATTTCGCTGCAAAAAACTACTATCCCG AAACTGGAAAACCGAGTGGTGTGTGTTATGGTAAATCGACAATATATAATATTCCAAAAGTTGAAGAGTGGCTAAAAAAAGAACCGCCCAATCATTGCTATGAGCACCGTCCTTTATACATGCAACTTAGAAGGGAAATCTTCGAGTCTGGCAAATCTGAGGAGTGTCATGGGAAAAAATATGACGATTGGCGCAAATATCAAGAATGTACAATTCGTCGTAATATGAGAATGGAGTACATGATACCAAAGTATCCCCTCCATCAAATCAACACTTATTATGAAATAACGGAAGAACcttaa
- the LOC6647949 gene encoding odorant receptor 85f-like, giving the protein MKYVSVITYWINSDLKFFTTLQHNSIKRLNAKLEALYPKTMEERMVYHSTSIANAAYSNNWFDASLSCKKNLQLIAIRAQRPVELSALGYVPLSLETFKELMSLTYRFFALVRQLIE; this is encoded by the exons ATGAAATACGTCAGCGTGATAACCTATTGGATTAATTCAGATCTAAAATTCTTTACCACGCTACAGCATAATTCCATCAAGAGACTTAACGCCAAGTTGGAGGCATTGTATCCAAAGACAATGGAAGAAAGAATGGTCTATCAT AGCACGAGCATTGCAAATGCCGCCTATAGCAACAACTGGTTCGATGCTTCGTTATCCTGCAAAAAGAACTTGCAGCTTATAGCCATAAGAGCCCAAAGGCCAGTTGAGCTGAGTGCCCTGGGTTATGTGCCATTATCTTTGGAGACGTTCAAAGAG CTCATGAGTCTAACATATCGTTTTTTTGCTCTTGTACGACAACTGATAGAATAA
- the LOC111519228 gene encoding odorant receptor 85f-like, with the protein MVNTLSTSIANAAYSNNWFDASLSCKKNLQLIAIRAQRPVELSALGYLPLSLETFKEVMTVTYRVFALIREMIQ; encoded by the exons ATGGTTAACACATTG AGCACGAGCATTGCGAATGCCGCCTATAGCAACAACTGGTTCGATGCTTCGTTGTCCTGCAAAAAGAACTTGCAGCTTATAGCCATAAGAGCCCAAAGGCCGGTTGAGCTGAGTGCCCTGGGTTATTTGCCGTTATCTTTGGAGACGTTCAAAGAG GTGATGACTGTCACATATCGTGTTTTTGCTCTCATACGTGAAATGATACAGTAA
- the LOC111519194 gene encoding odorant receptor 85f-like has protein sequence MIIMILNIYEAKFMDNIALVIEYATMFTFAINSDIKFVTSLRLGAIRRLNENLKAIYPQQTIERIEYLVNEFYWPRPLLIMIIFYFVSTAMVLVGPFFQSVFMYFYYPGIEFPYLHYYPFFHFDPQHHTAWHYLGIYLIEWLHASHMIVSNMSTDLWLVCFQIQICMHFSYINRSFSNFEPHSENDLQDRQFMAELITKHNILTELQNDLNGIYGSSLLFTMVTTASLFCTAAVNIQIQGFSLEGVTLLMFMVNTLSTDIAFSAYSHNWSDASLSYRKYLLIIAIRAQQPIELSAMGYMPMSHDTFKLVMTVSYRLFALLRQMIQ, from the exons ATGATTATTATGATTTTGAACATATACGAGGCTAAATTTATGGACAATATTGCATTAGTCATTGAATACGCCACCATGTTTACGTTTGCCATCAATTCGGACATTAAATTTGTGACATCGCTTCGTCTCGGAGCCATCAGGAGACTCAATGAAAACTTAAAAGCAATCTATCCACAACAAACTATCGAAAGGATCGAATATCTAGTGAATGAATTCTATTGGCCACGACCGCTGCTTATAATGATTATATTCTACTTCGTTTCTACGGCTATGGTACTTGTTGGGCCATTCTTTCAGTCGGtgtttatgtatttttattatcCAGGAATTGAATTTCCATATCTTCACTACTATCCATTCTTTCACTTTGATCCTCAACATCACACTGCTTGGCATTATTTAGGGATCTATTTAATAGAATGGCTACATGCCTCTCACATGATAGTCTCCAATATGTCTACGGATCTTTGGCTAGTGTGCTTTCAGATACAAATCTGTATGCATTTCAGTTATATAAATCGATCATTCTCAAATTTCGAACCACATTCTGAAAATGATTTACAGGATCGACAATTTATGGCTGAATTGATAACCAAGCATAATATATTAACTGA ACTTCAAAACGACTTGAATGGAATTTATGGAAGTTCATTGCTTTTCACTATGGTAACCACTGCAAGCCTCTTTTGCACAGCTGCCGTCAATATTCAGATTCAGGGATTTAGTCTGGAGGGAGTAACTCTTTTGATGTTCATGGTAAACACTTTG AGCACGGATATTGCATTTTCTGCCTACAGTCACAATTGGTCCGATGCGTCCTTGTCGTATAgaaaatatttacttattaTTGCAATCAGAGCCCAACAGCCAATCGAACTAAGTGCTATGGGTTATATGCCAATGTCGCATGACACTTTTAAGCTG GTAATGACTGTAAGCTATCGCTTGTTTGCTCTGCTGCGTCAAATGATCCAgtag
- the LOC6647947 gene encoding protein FMC1 homolog has translation MSATKVLRSLLNELRRASPNGCIKDSLAAKYILAQYKKFETTDQQLCKARNEAIFLGNTYNTYLASLRNYKELYMEYHGRGERTVKETADLVGFKLPTDPK, from the exons ATGTCGGCTACCAAAGTACTACGATCCTTACTCAACGAACTGCGTAGAGCATCTCCCAACGGCTGCATTAAGGATTCTCTCGCGGCAAAATACATCCTGGCCCAATATAAGAAATTCGAAACGACCGATCAGCAGCTTTGCAAGGCCCGCAATGAAGCAATTTTCTTAGGAAACACCTATAATACATATCTCGCTAG CCTCAGGAACTACAAGGAGCTGTACATGGAGTATCATGGACGCGGCGAGCGCACGGTTAAAGAGACCGCAGATTTGGTGGGCTTCAAATTGCCAACAGATCCCAAGTGA